Proteins co-encoded in one Sulfurospirillum arsenophilum NBRC 109478 genomic window:
- the argB gene encoding acetylglutamate kinase, producing the protein MQHKIQQAQILMDALPYIKQFSKKTIVIKYGGAAQINPALKEQFAKDIVLLYLVGIKPVIVHGGGKKINSLLDKLEVKSTFVDGLRVTDEQVMEVVEMVLSGSINKEITTLLNHHGAKAIGITGKDANFMHAKPMDNGKYGLVGDITKIDKKVLKHLIREKFIPVIAPIAAGDTVDHPGYNINADLAASKIAVALKAKKIIFLTDTPGVLDKEGNLISSLDKTKIKALKKDGTISGGMIPKLDACLETIRGGVECAHIIDGRVEHSILLELFTKNGIGTIIKE; encoded by the coding sequence GTGCAACACAAAATACAACAAGCACAAATCTTGATGGACGCATTGCCGTACATTAAACAATTTAGCAAAAAAACCATTGTTATCAAATACGGCGGAGCTGCACAAATCAATCCCGCGCTTAAAGAACAATTTGCAAAAGATATTGTTCTGCTCTATCTTGTAGGAATTAAGCCTGTTATTGTCCATGGCGGCGGCAAAAAAATCAACTCTCTTCTTGATAAATTAGAAGTCAAAAGTACCTTCGTTGACGGACTTCGCGTTACAGATGAACAAGTCATGGAAGTCGTTGAGATGGTTCTAAGCGGAAGTATTAATAAAGAGATAACAACCCTTTTAAACCATCATGGAGCAAAAGCCATTGGAATTACAGGCAAAGATGCAAACTTTATGCATGCCAAACCCATGGACAATGGCAAATACGGTTTAGTAGGTGATATTACCAAAATTGATAAAAAAGTACTCAAACACCTTATCCGTGAGAAATTTATCCCTGTTATTGCCCCTATTGCAGCAGGTGATACAGTTGATCATCCAGGGTATAACATCAATGCGGATCTTGCCGCCAGTAAAATTGCCGTAGCGTTGAAAGCCAAAAAAATAATTTTTCTCACAGACACTCCTGGTGTTCTTGATAAAGAAGGCAATCTTATTTCAAGCCTTGATAAAACAAAAATCAAAGCCCTTAAAAAAGATGGCACCATCAGTGGTGGAATGATCCCAAAACTTGACGCTTGCTTAGAAACCATCAGAGGTGGTGTTGAATGCGCTCACATTATTGATGGCAGAGTTGAACACTCTATCCTCTTAGAGCTCTTTACCAAAAATGGTATTGGCACAATTATTAAAGAATAA
- a CDS encoding MBL fold metallo-hydrolase codes for MQLKSKACGAYGTNCYIVSIDGKEIIIDPGMDATEWVLHNVHHPVAILNTHGHFDHVWSNAALVEALHIPIYAPADDCFMLQDDPFIQGTPSSHADVAVVGDQSFVIEGINVAFMHFPGHTPGCSAILIENALFSGDFIFKNSIGRYDFPYSSSDQMRQSLEKFLLIDADWEIFPGHGESTTLKVEQKNVPYWFSFL; via the coding sequence ATGCAACTAAAAAGTAAGGCCTGTGGGGCCTATGGAACCAATTGTTATATCGTAAGCATTGATGGAAAAGAAATTATTATTGATCCGGGTATGGATGCTACCGAGTGGGTATTGCACAATGTGCATCATCCTGTTGCGATTTTAAATACGCATGGCCATTTCGATCATGTGTGGAGTAATGCTGCCCTTGTGGAAGCGCTTCATATCCCAATTTATGCTCCAGCGGACGACTGTTTTATGTTGCAAGATGACCCTTTTATTCAAGGTACGCCTTCAAGTCATGCCGATGTTGCTGTGGTTGGCGATCAAAGTTTTGTTATAGAAGGTATCAACGTAGCGTTTATGCATTTTCCAGGGCACACACCTGGATGCAGTGCTATTTTAATTGAAAATGCACTTTTCAGTGGAGATTTTATTTTTAAAAACTCTATAGGTCGGTATGATTTTCCTTACAGTAGTAGTGATCAAATGCGCCAAAGTTTGGAAAAATTCCTACTCATTGATGCTGATTGGGAAATTTTTCCAGGGCATGGAGAAAGTACAACGCTTAAAGTTGAACAAAAAAACGTACCATATTGGTTTAGTTTTTTATGA
- the thrC gene encoding threonine synthase, translated as MMFIETRGNDGIKPNKVPFSFAILNPSASFGGLYVPENLPKIDTAFLEKASKKSYKEITLDILRLFNIDIEEEVMQKAVALYDAFDDANEPTPLTQIEEDLFVNELYHGPTRAFKDMALQPFGYILSHLAQKLDEQYLILAATSGDTGPATLDTFANKPNINVVCLYPDGGTSDVQRLQMTTQKSPNLKIIGIHGNFDDAQNALKTLLASPSFKEALSAKDIKLSAANSVNFGRIIFQIIYHIYAYIALLKQGKVALGKPFYTIIPSGNFGNALGAYYAKKMGLPIEKILIASNINNILTDLISTGIYDLRNRTLLQTTSPAMDILISSNVERVLFDKFGAARTKELMEALKENKLYTLNKEELASLQNDFEAVYCDDTFGKEQIRHYAAKGYVMDPHTATCLKAYKELKAKPLPCVLCSTAEWTKFAPTMLNAINQNSVKYSDKEALEGIVKSLHVKIPNCISTLFNEPVIHDKVVAKENIEAEIFDFLNKARQ; from the coding sequence ATTATGTTTATCGAAACTCGTGGAAATGATGGTATTAAACCAAATAAAGTTCCCTTTTCATTTGCTATTTTAAATCCAAGTGCAAGTTTTGGCGGACTTTATGTGCCTGAGAACTTACCTAAAATTGATACAGCATTTTTGGAAAAGGCTTCAAAAAAGAGCTACAAAGAGATCACGCTTGATATTTTAAGACTCTTCAACATTGATATTGAAGAAGAAGTCATGCAAAAAGCGGTTGCATTGTATGATGCATTTGATGATGCGAATGAACCTACACCACTGACGCAAATCGAAGAAGATCTTTTTGTCAATGAACTTTATCATGGCCCGACGCGTGCCTTTAAAGATATGGCTTTGCAACCTTTTGGCTACATTCTTTCCCATCTTGCTCAAAAGCTCGATGAACAATACCTCATTTTGGCAGCAACCAGTGGCGACACAGGTCCAGCAACGCTTGATACCTTTGCCAACAAGCCAAACATCAACGTCGTGTGCCTTTATCCTGATGGTGGAACGAGTGATGTTCAACGCCTTCAAATGACAACGCAAAAAAGTCCAAATCTTAAAATTATTGGTATTCATGGCAACTTTGATGATGCTCAAAATGCTCTCAAAACCCTGCTTGCATCACCTAGTTTCAAAGAAGCACTTAGTGCAAAAGACATTAAACTCAGTGCAGCAAACTCGGTGAATTTTGGACGTATCATTTTCCAAATCATCTATCACATTTATGCCTATATTGCGCTGTTAAAACAAGGCAAAGTAGCACTTGGAAAGCCTTTTTACACAATCATTCCTAGCGGTAACTTTGGTAATGCTTTGGGTGCGTATTATGCAAAAAAGATGGGGCTTCCAATTGAGAAAATTCTCATAGCGTCTAACATCAATAACATTTTAACCGATCTGATTAGCACAGGTATTTACGACCTACGAAACAGAACGCTTTTACAAACAACTTCCCCGGCAATGGATATTTTGATCTCATCTAATGTCGAACGTGTCTTGTTCGATAAATTTGGTGCAGCGCGCACTAAAGAGCTTATGGAAGCACTCAAAGAGAATAAACTTTATACGTTAAATAAAGAAGAACTAGCAAGTTTACAAAATGATTTTGAAGCAGTTTACTGTGATGATACGTTTGGTAAAGAGCAAATTCGCCACTATGCTGCCAAAGGCTATGTGATGGATCCGCATACCGCAACGTGTCTTAAAGCGTATAAAGAGCTTAAAGCAAAACCACTTCCGTGTGTTCTTTGTTCTACTGCAGAATGGACGAAATTTGCCCCAACCATGCTCAATGCTATCAATCAAAACAGTGTCAAATACAGTGATAAAGAAGCACTTGAAGGTATTGTCAAATCTTTACATGTAAAGATTCCAAACTGCATCAGCACTCTCTTTAACGAGCCTGTTATTCACGATAAAGTTGTCGCAAAAGAAAACATTGAAGCAGAGATTTTTGACTTTTTAAATAAGGCACGTCAATGA
- a CDS encoding DegT/DnrJ/EryC1/StrS family aminotransferase, with protein MKEIPFYKPFIDQREKSLINEVLDLEKANKVEILEKEFVKYTGCGDAISTVNGTAAMHLAMCALDLKRGDKIICSVNAFPSVAEVVRHFDAEPIFVDIDKDDFNIDIDQLESVLKNNKAKKLKGAFISHIAGQPADMARIYELAKQYDIKIVEDATAALGATYNGKKIGSLEADITVFRFNPQSNNSVSSAGMMTTKDPELSARARLLRNHALVGEGWDKFGNLGYVYDVVDIGLKYDLNELNAAFAIGQLEKNESFIERRLEIADIYNRELASCPHVSTPIKKRDHTYAQYIIKIDKNRDNFAKELKERGIYTGLHYIPIHLLSYYKHKYNLRVNDFPKALSNYQQILSLPIYSSLSDKDVLHICEQIKEIAKNRV; from the coding sequence ATGAAAGAAATACCATTTTATAAACCATTTATCGACCAAAGAGAAAAGAGCCTTATCAATGAAGTTTTGGATTTGGAAAAAGCAAATAAAGTTGAAATACTTGAAAAAGAATTTGTAAAATACACGGGATGTGGCGATGCCATTTCAACGGTTAATGGAACAGCGGCTATGCATCTTGCGATGTGTGCGTTAGATCTTAAACGTGGCGATAAAATCATCTGCTCTGTTAACGCATTTCCTTCTGTTGCCGAAGTCGTTCGTCATTTTGATGCTGAGCCTATTTTTGTAGATATTGACAAAGATGATTTTAATATCGATATTGATCAATTAGAAAGTGTTTTGAAAAACAATAAAGCTAAAAAGCTCAAAGGTGCATTTATCAGTCACATAGCGGGACAACCTGCGGATATGGCTCGCATTTATGAACTTGCGAAACAGTATGACATCAAAATTGTAGAAGATGCAACAGCTGCCCTTGGTGCTACGTATAATGGTAAAAAAATTGGTTCACTTGAAGCAGACATTACCGTTTTTCGTTTTAATCCACAATCCAATAACTCCGTATCGAGTGCTGGTATGATGACCACCAAAGACCCTGAATTATCAGCCCGTGCACGCCTGCTTCGCAACCATGCACTTGTAGGTGAAGGTTGGGATAAATTCGGTAACCTCGGTTATGTTTACGATGTTGTTGATATAGGACTTAAATACGATCTTAATGAGCTAAATGCCGCTTTTGCCATCGGTCAACTCGAAAAAAATGAGAGCTTTATTGAGCGAAGACTTGAAATTGCAGACATCTATAACCGTGAGCTCGCTTCGTGTCCTCACGTTTCGACACCTATTAAAAAGCGCGACCATACGTATGCACAATACATTATCAAAATTGATAAAAACAGAGATAATTTTGCAAAAGAGCTGAAAGAGCGTGGTATCTATACAGGTCTTCACTATATTCCAATCCATCTTTTAAGCTACTACAAGCACAAGTACAATTTACGTGTTAATGACTTTCCAAAAGCGCTTAGTAATTACCAACAAATTTTATCCCTTCCAATCTATTCAAGCCTAAGTGACAAAGATGTTCTGCATATTTGTGAACAGATTAAAGAGATTGCTAAAAATCGTGTTTAA
- a CDS encoding NAD+ synthase: MNKYQTIENYLVKFLQDEVRKAGFSKVVLGISGGVDSAVVAVLAHKAFKDNLLGIMLPASTSSHASLEHATELCQKFGIRVEKIPVGPLVDTYFHDKKDASKLRIGNFSARMRMSVLYDISARENALVLGTGNKSEILLGYGTIFGDLACAINPIGELYKTEIFEFAAHLGVPHSILTKAPSADLWEDQSDEGEFGFSYADIDQVLYAHMEEGKNKEALLSSGYDLELVEMALERIASNRFKGKLPTIADLTAVK; this comes from the coding sequence GTGAACAAATACCAAACCATCGAAAATTATTTAGTTAAATTCCTTCAAGATGAGGTGCGTAAAGCTGGTTTTTCAAAAGTAGTCTTAGGTATCAGTGGTGGTGTAGATTCTGCTGTTGTTGCCGTTCTTGCGCATAAAGCTTTTAAAGATAATTTATTAGGCATCATGCTTCCTGCGTCTACTTCAAGCCATGCAAGTTTAGAGCATGCAACAGAACTTTGCCAGAAATTTGGAATTAGAGTTGAAAAAATTCCTGTAGGTCCACTGGTAGACACCTACTTCCACGATAAAAAAGATGCTTCAAAACTTCGCATTGGTAACTTTAGTGCACGCATGCGTATGTCTGTTTTATATGACATTTCAGCACGTGAAAATGCGCTCGTACTAGGAACAGGCAATAAAAGCGAAATTCTTCTTGGCTACGGTACCATTTTTGGCGACCTCGCATGTGCCATCAACCCTATTGGTGAACTTTATAAAACAGAAATATTTGAATTTGCAGCACACCTTGGTGTGCCACACTCCATTCTCACGAAAGCGCCATCAGCTGATCTTTGGGAAGACCAAAGTGATGAGGGAGAGTTTGGATTTAGCTACGCAGACATTGACCAAGTTCTCTATGCCCATATGGAAGAAGGCAAGAATAAAGAAGCCCTTCTCTCTTCTGGCTACGACCTTGAGCTTGTTGAGATGGCACTAGAGCGTATTGCAAGTAATAGATTTAAAGGTAAACTCCCAACCATAGCTGATTTGACAGCGGTAAAATAA
- the nth gene encoding endonuclease III codes for MKKATQKEITAIKALFLEHYPTAVTELKYASLYELLVCVMLSAQCTDKRVNLITPALFERYPTVEALSKANLDEVKSFINSCSFFNNKAVNLLKMAQKVVELYDGEIPLDEQKLMGLAGVGQKTAHVVMIEYANANLMAVDTHVFRVSHRLGLSSAKTATKTEEELTKIFKSELHTLHQAMVLFGRYTCKAVHPLCEACFLKEYCKTTQSFKP; via the coding sequence ATGAAAAAAGCCACCCAAAAAGAGATTACAGCCATAAAAGCTCTTTTTTTAGAACACTATCCGACAGCTGTTACTGAACTGAAATACGCCTCTTTGTACGAACTTTTAGTCTGCGTTATGCTCTCAGCCCAATGTACAGATAAACGTGTGAACCTCATCACACCTGCTCTATTCGAGCGTTACCCTACGGTTGAAGCGCTCTCCAAGGCAAATCTTGATGAGGTCAAATCATTTATCAACTCCTGTTCTTTTTTCAATAACAAAGCAGTCAATCTTCTTAAAATGGCTCAAAAAGTGGTTGAGCTTTATGATGGAGAGATTCCTTTAGACGAACAAAAATTGATGGGACTTGCGGGGGTGGGACAAAAAACAGCGCATGTTGTCATGATCGAATATGCCAATGCCAATTTAATGGCAGTCGATACCCATGTCTTTCGGGTCTCACACCGATTGGGACTCTCAAGTGCTAAAACAGCTACAAAAACAGAAGAAGAGTTAACGAAGATTTTTAAAAGTGAACTACACACCCTTCATCAAGCGATGGTACTTTTTGGTAGATACACCTGCAAAGCTGTCCATCCCTTGTGTGAAGCGTGTTTTTTAAAAGAGTATTGTAAGACAACACAGAGTTTCAAGCCCTAA
- a CDS encoding thioredoxin family protein produces MALIHSASIELGHVLEHFELEDPTGKRFKSKELFGKGGFMIAVMCNHCPYSNAIWKRLNTVAEFAKKLDITTVAINPNIHPNYPEDSPSHMLDKIKEMNIEFPYLIDENQSVARSLGAVCTPDIFLFDGEEKLYYHGRLDDNWQDARSVKEEDLREAVMLLFSKQEAPKEQFPSQGCSIKWINTVTG; encoded by the coding sequence ATGGCACTGATACACTCAGCTTCAATCGAACTTGGTCACGTACTAGAGCATTTTGAACTGGAAGATCCCACTGGAAAACGTTTTAAAAGTAAAGAACTCTTTGGTAAGGGTGGTTTTATGATCGCCGTGATGTGCAATCATTGTCCTTACTCAAATGCTATTTGGAAAAGGCTTAATACGGTTGCTGAATTTGCTAAAAAACTCGATATTACGACGGTAGCGATCAATCCCAATATTCACCCCAACTACCCCGAAGATTCACCTTCTCATATGCTTGATAAAATCAAAGAGATGAACATCGAGTTTCCTTATCTGATTGATGAAAATCAGAGCGTTGCAAGGAGTTTGGGTGCCGTCTGTACGCCTGATATTTTCCTTTTTGATGGCGAAGAAAAGCTCTATTATCATGGAAGGTTGGATGATAACTGGCAAGATGCACGCAGTGTCAAAGAAGAAGATCTTAGAGAAGCAGTGATGTTGCTCTTTAGTAAACAAGAAGCGCCAAAAGAACAATTCCCTTCACAAGGTTGTTCTATTAAATGGATCAATACGGTTACAGGTTAA
- the kdsB gene encoding 3-deoxy-manno-octulosonate cytidylyltransferase, translated as MIIIPARLASTRFPNKILANINGLPMVIATAKRVQNLDDVAIAADTEEVVTLAKGYGFKAILTSQEHQSGTDRINEAAAKLALPENEIIVNVQADEPFIEEAVVKSVIECAKSTDAMITSACKKIDLLHVKDPNLVKVILDTLGNAIYFSRSAIPYDREGGFEGYFGHLGIYAFRKKSLETFCALSYAPIEHIEKLEQLRAIYHGYKIAMVEVESQSFGIDTKEDLERALAFFK; from the coding sequence ATGATTATTATCCCTGCCCGCCTTGCTTCTACACGCTTTCCCAATAAAATCTTGGCTAACATCAATGGGCTACCTATGGTCATTGCAACAGCCAAACGCGTGCAAAACCTTGATGACGTTGCTATTGCCGCTGATACTGAAGAAGTCGTGACTCTGGCAAAAGGTTATGGTTTTAAAGCGATTCTCACGTCTCAAGAGCATCAAAGCGGAACGGATCGCATTAATGAAGCAGCAGCAAAACTAGCTCTTCCTGAGAATGAGATCATTGTCAATGTGCAAGCTGATGAGCCGTTCATTGAAGAAGCTGTAGTGAAAAGTGTGATTGAGTGTGCCAAAAGTACCGATGCTATGATTACCAGTGCATGTAAAAAGATCGATCTTTTACATGTAAAAGATCCAAACCTTGTCAAAGTCATTTTAGACACACTTGGCAATGCTATCTATTTTTCCAGAAGTGCCATTCCGTATGATCGTGAAGGTGGATTTGAAGGCTATTTTGGACATTTAGGCATCTACGCATTCCGTAAAAAATCGCTTGAAACCTTTTGTGCCCTTTCTTACGCACCCATCGAGCATATTGAAAAATTAGAGCAACTGCGAGCCATTTACCATGGGTATAAAATTGCAATGGTGGAAGTGGAGAGTCAAAGTTTTGGAATCGATACCAAAGAAGATTTAGAGCGAGCACTCGCATTTTTTAAATAA
- the cmoB gene encoding tRNA 5-methoxyuridine(34)/uridine 5-oxyacetic acid(34) synthase CmoB, whose protein sequence is MPLNELRQERLKWLEWKDIAPMREALASLPLIENITSTFGNSVTIDALHVNDSNKETIKECALALRPWRKGPFELFGTFIDTEWQSFIKYNLLEPYFNLKGKVVGDIGCNNGYYLFRMLSQKPKKLVGFDPSALYKTQFDFINHFAKSDIVYEMLGVEHLPLYEHKFDTLFCLGVLYHRSDPIQTLKALYQGLNPEGELILDTFMIDGDTPVALCPSKTYSKIPNVYFVPTIPALINWLERAKFRDIEVLEIKKTDANEQRKTEWIYGESLEQFLDPNNPELTIEGFPAPKRVYIKAKR, encoded by the coding sequence ATGCCTTTAAATGAACTTCGCCAAGAGCGATTAAAATGGTTAGAGTGGAAAGATATTGCACCGATGAGAGAAGCACTTGCGTCTCTTCCTCTGATTGAAAACATCACCTCTACTTTTGGTAATAGTGTTACGATTGATGCTTTACATGTAAACGATTCCAACAAAGAAACGATCAAAGAGTGTGCCCTTGCACTTCGTCCTTGGCGCAAAGGACCCTTTGAGCTTTTTGGTACATTTATCGACACCGAATGGCAAAGTTTTATCAAGTACAATCTGTTAGAGCCCTACTTTAATCTAAAAGGTAAAGTTGTTGGTGATATTGGCTGTAACAATGGTTATTATCTGTTTCGTATGCTCTCTCAAAAGCCTAAAAAGCTGGTAGGATTTGACCCTTCGGCTTTGTATAAAACACAGTTTGATTTTATAAACCACTTTGCGAAAAGCGATATTGTCTATGAGATGTTAGGGGTCGAGCATCTTCCTCTGTATGAGCACAAATTTGACACCCTCTTTTGTTTAGGAGTCCTTTACCATCGAAGTGATCCTATTCAAACCCTTAAAGCGCTCTACCAAGGGCTTAATCCTGAGGGAGAGCTGATTTTAGATACATTTATGATCGATGGCGATACGCCTGTAGCGCTTTGTCCATCGAAAACTTACTCTAAAATACCTAATGTCTATTTTGTACCAACGATCCCAGCACTTATTAACTGGCTAGAACGTGCAAAATTTAGAGATATTGAAGTATTAGAGATCAAAAAAACCGATGCCAACGAACAGCGCAAAACTGAGTGGATTTACGGCGAAAGTTTAGAACAGTTTTTAGATCCAAACAACCCAGAACTTACCATTGAAGGGTTTCCTGCCCCTAAGAGAGTTTACATTAAAGCAAAACGTTAA
- a CDS encoding Xaa-His dipeptidase, with protein sequence MEQILEHFKAITAIPRCSYHTTQMKESIKTFADSLGFLVQEDHVGNILCQKGKPKICLQAHYDMVCIGDTQKIEIVMDGTLLKAKNSTLGADNGMGMAIMFWAMEHNDDLECLFTSDEEVGLIGAMQFSLPLKASNLLNLDAEEEGEIYIGCAGGSDIIASLVLQYTPLDEDAKLYEISAFDFLGGHSGVDIDKKIPSAIKALGYELLKHDVSLIALHGGERRNAIPKSATAIVSSKTALHVEDSRLHVKSLEKGAYTHFIDQSSAIIKALGAFAQGIREWDRALNIPSMSINLGIVSMFDNVLRLDCAARAMDDKNLAILTHETIAFFKALGFDVKQEGWHGAWNPETTSFALSVQAVMKEFYPHTAFKAIHAGLECGELISRQPKKIEAVSIGPTIRYPHSLREECDINSVKNTAVIVQKIINTYKD encoded by the coding sequence ATGGAGCAAATATTAGAGCATTTTAAAGCAATCACGGCAATTCCTCGTTGTAGTTATCATACGACGCAGATGAAAGAGAGTATTAAAACATTTGCAGACTCACTTGGATTTTTGGTACAAGAAGATCATGTGGGAAATATTCTATGCCAAAAAGGCAAACCAAAAATCTGTCTACAAGCCCATTACGATATGGTCTGCATTGGTGATACCCAGAAGATAGAGATCGTGATGGATGGTACTCTTTTAAAAGCCAAAAACTCTACTTTAGGTGCAGATAACGGTATGGGGATGGCAATCATGTTTTGGGCAATGGAGCACAATGATGATTTAGAGTGTCTTTTTACATCTGATGAAGAGGTAGGACTTATAGGGGCGATGCAGTTTAGCTTGCCTCTTAAAGCATCAAATCTACTCAATCTTGATGCTGAAGAAGAGGGCGAGATCTACATCGGTTGTGCAGGTGGTTCTGATATCATTGCTTCTTTAGTTTTGCAGTACACTCCTTTGGATGAAGATGCCAAACTCTATGAAATCAGCGCATTTGATTTTTTAGGGGGTCATTCAGGCGTGGACATTGATAAAAAGATACCTTCCGCCATTAAAGCACTGGGGTATGAGCTTTTAAAACACGACGTTTCACTTATTGCTTTACACGGTGGAGAAAGGCGCAATGCTATCCCTAAAAGTGCAACAGCCATTGTGTCTTCAAAAACAGCTTTACATGTAGAAGATTCACGTTTACATGTAAAGAGTTTAGAAAAGGGAGCTTATACCCATTTTATCGATCAATCAAGCGCTATTATTAAGGCACTTGGCGCTTTTGCTCAAGGGATACGTGAGTGGGACAGAGCCCTTAATATTCCTTCTATGAGCATCAATCTTGGCATCGTCTCCATGTTTGATAATGTGTTAAGACTTGACTGTGCAGCACGTGCGATGGACGATAAAAATTTGGCTATACTAACACATGAAACAATAGCTTTTTTTAAGGCACTTGGCTTTGATGTAAAACAGGAAGGTTGGCATGGTGCATGGAACCCAGAGACAACTTCATTTGCACTAAGTGTGCAAGCGGTGATGAAAGAGTTTTATCCTCACACAGCTTTTAAAGCGATTCATGCAGGACTAGAGTGTGGTGAGTTGATTTCACGTCAGCCTAAAAAGATAGAGGCTGTCTCTATTGGACCAACCATTCGCTATCCGCATTCACTAAGAGAAGAGTGCGACATAAACTCTGTTAAAAATACAGCCGTTATTGTTCAAAAAATTATTAACACCTATAAGGATTAA
- a CDS encoding thioesterase, with translation MAQSKAGLIKEMIDNTTNFEDDLELSDDMSLDSTNFLNDDLKTHLKIKSSLIGNLTELKKNSSKVVLQTTNEMSVDELGLIHSGFLFGSAEYAAVAAVNEPNVVIIGCRSKFFAPAKVGDLVSFEAKGRFEDARKREIKVVGMINEIKVFEGIFQAVILERHILQTKIDELHASFNPKEFS, from the coding sequence ATGGCACAGAGTAAAGCGGGATTAATCAAAGAGATGATCGATAATACCACTAATTTTGAAGACGATTTAGAATTATCGGATGACATGTCACTCGATTCGACCAATTTTTTAAATGACGATCTCAAAACGCATCTTAAAATTAAAAGTTCTCTTATTGGAAACCTTACAGAACTTAAAAAAAACAGTTCTAAAGTCGTTTTGCAAACAACCAACGAAATGAGTGTTGATGAATTGGGCTTAATTCACAGTGGTTTTCTTTTCGGATCAGCAGAATATGCTGCTGTTGCCGCGGTAAATGAACCTAATGTTGTCATTATTGGATGTCGTTCTAAATTTTTTGCACCTGCAAAAGTAGGAGATTTAGTCAGTTTTGAAGCGAAAGGTCGTTTTGAAGATGCACGTAAACGCGAAATTAAAGTCGTTGGAATGATTAACGAGATTAAAGTGTTTGAAGGTATCTTTCAAGCGGTTATTCTTGAACGTCATATCCTTCAAACAAAAATTGATGAACTCCACGCTAGTTTCAACCCAAAAGAGTTTTCATAA
- a CDS encoding tetraacyldisaccharide 4'-kinase → MFNRSRFILWVEAYLFYPTSFFQRFLSYLLLPLSAIYCTIVLYKRFRGRQKKLFFTIPIVSIGNLTVGGNGKTPFCIALAKEHSNIAIVLRGYGRKSHGLILVSDNGKIMCDAMASGDEAMLYAKSLPDSTVIVSEDRVEAIRFAKKRGAKIIFLDDGFSKSYIEKIDILVKPNPEPQNSFCLPSGPYREPRFLYKYADLVISEGHDFVRHVEVFNPTEKMLLVTAISKPSRLDAYLPDNVIAKVTYEDHYMYNEKELEALLREHNATSILTTQKDAVKMSTFDIPLSILKLEVEIFSETKTKINALLAPKR, encoded by the coding sequence GTGTTTAATCGATCACGTTTTATATTGTGGGTAGAAGCCTATCTCTTCTACCCAACTTCTTTCTTTCAACGGTTTTTATCGTACCTTCTCCTCCCCTTGAGTGCTATTTATTGCACGATTGTTTTGTACAAACGATTCAGAGGCAGACAAAAAAAACTCTTTTTTACCATACCTATTGTGAGCATTGGAAACTTGACGGTTGGCGGTAATGGTAAAACACCTTTTTGCATTGCTTTAGCCAAAGAACACTCCAATATAGCCATTGTTCTTCGAGGCTATGGAAGAAAATCACATGGACTTATTTTAGTCTCTGATAATGGAAAAATTATGTGTGATGCAATGGCCAGTGGTGATGAGGCAATGCTCTATGCCAAATCATTACCTGATTCGACAGTTATTGTCAGTGAAGATCGTGTCGAAGCAATTCGCTTTGCTAAAAAACGAGGTGCTAAAATCATCTTTTTAGATGATGGTTTTTCTAAAAGCTATATTGAAAAAATCGATATTTTAGTCAAACCAAATCCTGAGCCACAAAACAGCTTTTGTCTTCCTAGTGGTCCTTATAGAGAACCTCGCTTTCTATACAAATATGCTGATCTAGTCATTTCAGAGGGACATGATTTTGTGCGCCATGTAGAAGTTTTCAATCCAACAGAAAAAATGCTTTTAGTGACAGCCATCTCAAAACCTAGTAGACTAGATGCCTATTTACCAGACAATGTTATCGCAAAAGTGACGTATGAAGATCATTACATGTACAATGAAAAAGAGCTAGAAGCATTACTTCGTGAACATAATGCAACAAGCATTTTAACAACTCAAAAAGATGCTGTGAAAATGTCTACGTTTGATATCCCCCTCTCCATTCTCAAGCTTGAAGTCGAAATCTTCTCCGAAACCAAAACAAAAATCAACGCACTTTTAGCTCCTAAACGCTAA